CGATGGTCAAGGCTCAACCTCCGGTTATCGCACCCGCGACCAGTTCATCACCCTGATGGCCCACCTGGGCCTGAGCTACCCCAAAAAGATGTGCCAGGCCATCCCCGCCAACGAGTATTGCGGCGACGTCATTCCCCCTAGCGCCCCAAAGGCAGCAACGACGGTGCCGGAAGATCGCGACCAAACGGAGCAGAATTTGACGGACAATACTGAGATTTTCGAGAGCTACTTTGCAATGTATATCTGAAGGATATATGGGTAATGGGTTCGTAATGTTCTGCTTCCCTATTCCCTAAGGCAAACGCATACTAATTTAACGTCAGTTCGGGTTAAAGGGATTGTTCAGCTTGTTGGATGAAGGAATCAAGATCTCAGCCCACGAGAAAATGAGGCTTTCAGCTTATCCCGAACTCAGGTTAGACTTAGGATGGCTTGACACTCCCCGACCCAAAGGTAAGGAGATTCTCGCTTCACCGGGAGTCCAACGACTTTGCCCTCTGCGAGCTTCGTTACAATCTCGATCTCAAAAAAGTCACGCTGGGTATTAATCTAGCGTGACTTTGCTCTTCTCATATTTTGCTTTTTGCTTTTTGCTTTTCTGGGCTGACTTCAGTAACCATCGTCAGCGTCGGTATTGAACCACAGATCTGCTTCTAGCTCTACCAAGTCGAGCAGCGCTTCATGGATAGTGGCGGCGCGACCTTCAATTGCCAAATCAAACCAGCCATCTTCCTGTCCGTTGGCAGCCAGTAGGGCACCCAGAATATTGACCTTAAGATCGTAGCGGTTGATCAGGTTGAAGATCACTGGGTCGGGATGTCTAGCTTTAGGAATGCGGATTTTGACCTGGGTTTGAATTCGGCTTTCGGGGTCTTTGAGGTGTAGGACTTCAAGACCATAATTGGGAGAGACAGACGCCATGGGGATTGAACCTCATAAAACCGACTGTTGAACAAATCCTAATAAGGTAGCGTCGAGGCTAACTGACTGACACAAGTGTCTTAAAGCTCCATTTCGTCGTTGATTTGGGAGGTGAAACCACAAGGTCAAATTCGAAGTTTGAAAGCCTTGACTCAAGGTACTTACAGAATCTGAAACTCACTAGAATTCAAGGGTTTCCAGAGATGTGTCAGGCAGTTAGACGTTGAGGAGCCATGATCTGCTGGAGAGGGCTACTCAATCTTGTGGCTCTGGACATAGATATGCTCTAGCACCTGCTTGATTACCAGGGTTAACGCCGCCAGACCCGCCAACACCACCGCCGTGGCAAAAGCCCCCTGGGAGTTATAGTTGCGGTAAGCACTATCGACATACAGGGTAAGGGTCTGGGTGCGGCCAATCAAGTTGCTGGAAACAATGGCGATGGAGCCAAATTCGCCCATGGCCCGAGCCGTGGTAAGAATGATGCCGTAGACCAGCGCCCAGCGAATGGAAGGCAGAGTGACGCGCCAAAAGGTTTGCCAACCGTTAGCCCCCAAGGTGCGGGCCGCTTCCTCTTCCTCATCGCCAATTTCTTCCAGCACCGGAATCACCTCGCGGGCCACAAAGGGCATACCGCCCAGAATCGTGGCCAAGGCAATACCGGGAAACGAAAAAATGATCCTCAGGTCAATGGCCTGCAACACCGGGTTGAGCAACCCTTGGCGACCGTAAAGCGACACCAGCATGAGACCGGCGACCACTGGCGAAATTGAAAAGGGCAGGTCGATGACGCTGAGCAAA
Above is a genomic segment from Candidatus Obscuribacterales bacterium containing:
- a CDS encoding NIL domain-containing protein, with the protein product MASVSPNYGLEVLHLKDPESRIQTQVKIRIPKARHPDPVIFNLINRYDLKVNILGALLAANGQEDGWFDLAIEGRAATIHEALLDLVELEADLWFNTDADDGY
- the cysW gene encoding sulfate ABC transporter permease subunit CysW; protein product: MTLNLNAQVPMGETALQPKAQREWAKIGLILLVFAFFTVILIVPVIYVFVGAFSNGLPGFLSTLSSREFLNALKLTLMAVAVAVPLNVIFGLCAALVIARKSFRGRTFLLSVIDLPFSISPVVAGLMLVSLYGRQGLLNPVLQAIDLRIIFSFPGIALATILGGMPFVAREVIPVLEEIGDEEEEAARTLGANGWQTFWRVTLPSIRWALVYGIILTTARAMGEFGSIAIVSSNLIGRTQTLTLYVDSAYRNYNSQGAFATAVVLAGLAALTLVIKQVLEHIYVQSHKIE